From Anomalospiza imberbis isolate Cuckoo-Finch-1a 21T00152 chromosome 6, ASM3175350v1, whole genome shotgun sequence, one genomic window encodes:
- the TRAF6 gene encoding TNF receptor-associated factor 6, whose product MSLLHSDSSCGGRDGESGCCAAMASACSAAAKEESSSVGSGAGNASSSFTEEMQGYDVEFDPPLESKYECPICLMALREAVQTPCGHRFCKGCIVKSIRDAGHKCPVDNEILLENQLFPDNFAKREILSLMVKCPNKGCSMKMELRHLEDHQLQCDFSTVECLQCQGTFPKNHLKEHMTQECPRRQVCCPNCATSMAYEDKELHDQTCPLANIYCEYCNTVLIREQMPNHYDNDCPTAPVPCFYSAFGCPEKMQRNELARHMQEFTQVHMRMMAQSFQNISVTAANPVPFINGLPFEPALFSHVSHAAYNCNPEVENFKETIQQLEGRLVRQDHQIRELIAKMETQNTHMAELKRTIRNLEGKITEMEAQQCNGIYIWKIENFSGLQKAQEEERPVVLHSPGFYTGKPGYKLCLRLHIQLPNAQRCANFISLFVHTMQGEYDSHLPWPFQGTIRLSILDQSEGPERQNHEEVMEAKPELLAFQRPTVHRNPKGFGYVTFMHLETLKQRTFIKDDTLLVRCEVLTRLDLNSVRREGFQPRSTDGAM is encoded by the exons ATGAGTTTGCTGCACAGTGACAGCAGCTGTGGAGGCCGAGACGGGGAGAGCGGCTGCTGCGCAGCCATGGCCAGCGCCTGCAGCGCCGCAGCCAAGGAGGAGAGCTCCAGCGTGGGCAGTGGCGCTGGCAACGCGTCCAGCTCCTTCACCGAGGAGATGCAGGGATACGACGTGGAGTTCGATCCGCCGCTGGAAAGCAAATATGAGTGTCCCATCTGCTTGATGGCTCTCCGGGAAGCAGTGCAGACACCGTGTGGCCACCGTTTCTGCAAAGGCTGCATTGTCAAATCAATAAG AGATGCAGGTCACAAATGTCCTGTAGACAATGAAATTCTGCTTGAAAATCAACTTTTTCCTGACAACTTCGCCAAACGGGAAATCCTTTCATTAATGGTCAAATGTCCCAACAAGGGCTGCAGTATGAAGATGGAGCTCAGGCACTTAGAG GACCACCAGCTGCAGTGTGATTTTTCCACTGTGGAATGCCTACAGTGCCAAGGAACCTTCCCAAAGAACCATCTGAAGGAGCACATGACCCAAGAGTGTCCGAGGCGTCAAGTGTGTTGCCCAAACTGTGCCACGTCTATGGCCTATGAAGATAAAGAG CTTCATGACCAAACCTGCCCACTTGCCAATATATATTGCGAATATTGCAACACGGTGCTCATCAGAGAGCAG ATGCCTAACCATTATGATAATGACTGTCCTACTGCCCCAGTGCCATGTTTTTACAGTGCCTTTGGGTGTCCTGAAAAG ATGCAAAGGAATGAACTGGCACGACATATGCAGGAGTTCACTCAGGTTCACATGAGGATGATGGCTCAGAGTTTTCAAAATATCAGTGTTACTGCTGCAAATCCTGTACCCTTCATCAATGGCCTACCCTTTGAGCCTGCCCTCTTCTCACACGTGTCACATGCTGCATACAACTGCAATCCAGAAGTTGAAAACTTCAAGGAAACTATTCAGCAGTTGGAAGGTCGTCTGGTGAGACAAGATCACCAAATCAGGGAACTCATTGCTAAAATGGAGACTCAGAACACTCACATGGCAGAACTCAAACGTACTATCCGAAATTTGGAGGGAAAGATTACTGAAATGGAGGCACAACAATGTAATGGTATTTATATCTGGAAGATTGAGAACTTCAGTGGACTGCAGAAAgcccaggaagaagagagaccTGTAGTGTTGCACAGTCCTGGCTTCTATACAGGGAAGCCTGGCTACAAGCTGTGCTTGCGCCTGCATATCCAGTTACCAAATGCTCAGCGCTGTGCTAATTTTATCTCTCTGTTTGTGCACACTATGCAAGGGGAATATGACAGCCACCTGCCCTGGCCTTTCCAAGGCACCATTCGACTTTCTATTTTGGATCAATCAGAAGGCCCAGAAAGGCAGAACCATGAAGAGGTGATGGAAGCCAAGCCAGAGCTACTGGCCTTCCAGAGACCGACAGTTCACCGCAATCCGAAAGGTTTTGGTTATGTGACTTTCATGCACCTGGAGACCTTGAAACAGAGAACCTTCATCAAGGATGACACGCTCCTGGTGCGCTGCGAGGTCCTCACGCGCCTGGACTTGAACAGTGTCCGCAGAGAAGGCTTCCAGCCCCGCAGTACTGATGGAGCCATGTAG